The genomic interval GCCGCTTTTTCGGGAAATGAATTTGCGCTGCAATTACTTCACATAACGCAACATCTCCTCCGTTTCGATATTGGTGAAAAACATCCTTTATAATACCTTTATTGTAATACTCGCAATAAAGTTGATTGATTAATGTGAAGTGCTGTGCTAATTTCATGCAATCTCCGCATTTTGTCTCATGAGTTGTTAGTGGTTTAAGACATTTTTTGCAATAGCTTTCTTCATCCATATTTTTAAGTTTCTTTTTATTAAATATAAGACATTGTTCCCACCCTTCTCGACATTTTTCACATAATATCTCAGGTTCCCGATAAAAATTGACAGCCGTCAAAGGATCCGCAAACTTCTGTCTGCACTGCAAGCACCTAGGCATCTAGCCACCCCTTTTCAATACCAATACGGTTCATTTGTTGAATTTGATATTTCGCACGCATCATACTGAGCGAAACACCATTATGCAGATATAACACAAGACCTTTAGTATCTTGTATCTTCCTGCCCGTTCTCCCAGCAATTTGTACTAAAGCAGCAGTCTTAAAATCTTGGCTGTTCAGCACAATGACATCTAAATGCGACATCGTGAATCCCCGCTCTAAAATGGTTGTCGTGAAAACAACAGGATGACACCCTTCTCTTAGCGCTGTGACTTTATCAAAACGCAATGCATCTTCGCTATGGACATAAATCAAATCTGGAATATGCTTACGATAAACTTCAAAAGCTTGTTTCATGGCTTCAATATGATTAAAAAACACAAGGGTATAACGGTTATTGCTGATTTGTTTTTTCAATATTTGAAGTAAACTGACCTGCAGCTTAGAAGGCTTGAACTTTAAATATTTGTATTGCGGAACAGGAAGCGGTTGACGGTGATAACGTGCAGGGAGGGTAATAATATTTTCAGTTTTGAATTGTGAACGTAGTTTTTGTGAAGGTGTAGCTGTCATATATATGTGGCTTGAGGTAGTACTAGAAGCACATTCTAATGTGTGCTGGAGTAATGGATCCATTGAAAGCGGAAAAGCATCTACTTCATCTATAAAAATGACATCGAAATGTTGTTTGAATCGATAGAGCTGATGAATGGTTGCAACTACAAAATGTCCATTATATTTTTGAGATTGTCCTTGATAGAGTACATCGATATCTTCAGAAGCAAAAGCTTCAGCAATCCGTATACTGATTTCAACCACGACATCTACCCTTGGCGAGACAATAGCTACGTTATATCCTTGTTGTCTAGCATATTGTATGCCTGCAAACATCATCTCAGTCTTGCCTGCTCCTGTGACGGCATATAAAAGCAAGTTCTCTTTAGCTTTAATAGCACGTATAATGTTTTCAGATGCGTATGTTTGTTGGGCAGAGAGTTCGAAATCCAGTTGATATGCAGCTTGGCTTGAGACATGCTTTGTTTTAGTGATGTAAACATCCGAATGAGAATCCATACGTCCTAATTGCAAGCACTGTCTGCAATAAGTGATTTCTTTTTGAAGCGGTTCAGAATAATAAGTATAGTAATCTTCGCTTACTGCACTTTCGCATTGAATGCACTGCCACCTTCCTTTTTCATTTTTTATCACGCCTTTTTGAGTCGTTTGAATTTCTTCATCTGTTAAATCTTCTTTATTACGTATTAATCGGCCATAATACTTAATTTCAATCATTCCTTTTATGTGATTTCTGGATGTAAAAAAGCAGACCGAAACACTTGTATCCCAAGTATTTCCATCTGCCCTATGATGAAAAATTATTTTTCTTCTGGTGAATTTGCTAATGTTGCAATATGTTTATTTGTAAATCCTAATGCTACGCTTCCAACACCTAAGTGTGTTGCGATAACAGGTGTAAATTCTGAATAATTGATTACGTAGTTTGGGTAATTTTCTTTTAAATGGTTATATAATCTCAAACCATCTTCTTTAGCATCACCATTTACCACAAATAAAGTGACATTCTCATAATCTTTCACTCTGTCTAAAACACCTTGCTCTATTGTTTTAATGGCACGTTTTTTAGTACGTACTTTATCTAAAGGTAAAATCTTTCCATCCACAAATTCTAAAACCGGCTTCATCTTCAACAATGAGCCAATAAAAGCTTGCGCACCTGTAATACGACCGCTTTTTTGCAGATTTTTCAAATCATCTACCACTACTAAAGCACCCGTGTATTCGCGCATCTCTAATAATTCATTCATGACTTCATCAGCAGTTAAACCTGCCTCAACACGTTCTGCAGCGTAAATAACATAACCGCCTAAGATCATACCTGACAATTTAGAATCAAACGTATGAACATTGATGCCTTCTACCATTTCACCTGCTTGGGTTGCAGCTTGATAAGTACCACTGATGCCATCAGATAAAAACAAACCAATGACATCTGTGTAACCTGCATCACGCAGACGTTCATATTCTTCTATTACATTACCAATTGCCGGTTGACTTGTCGTAGGCAATGTTTTTTCACTTTTCATACGACGATAAAGTTCAGAAGCATTCAGCTCTTTACCTTCTATATAGTTATCTCCGTTTGCAAATGTTACGCTAAGCGAAACGACTGAAATATTATATTTGTCTAATAAACGCTGAGGCAATGATGTTGTGGAGTCTGTCATCACAGCAATCTTCATAAGAATCCTCCTAAAATATACTCGCTTTTAATGATACCCTATTTCATAAAAAAAGAAAATTGATTTTACTGTTTAGAAAACTTCTTGCAGACATGTATAATGAGAAACAAGAGTTGAACTTATAAAAGGATGTCATATTATGGAAAATAATATTATTACAATTAAGCAAGAATATATTATCGAAAATACAATCAACAAATCACGTTTTATTGCACATATCAAACCTGTCAAAACAGAAGAAGAAGCAAAAGCTTTTATTGATGAAGTTAAAAAAGAGCATCGTGAAGCCACACATAATTGTTCTGCCTATACAATCGGCGATAATATGCTTATTCAAAAAGCCAATGATGATGGAGAACCGAGCGGTACCGCAGGCGTCCCGATGCTTGAAATTCTTAAAAAGTTAGAAACGCACGATACTGCTGCGGTGGTTACACGTTATTTCGGCGGTATTAAATTAGGCACAGGCGGCCTGATCAGAGCTTACAGCGGTGCAGTCAGAGATGCTATTAAAGAAGGCGGCCGTGTCGAATTACGCAATGCTTTTCCCACTACCGTTACAATCAGCTATGATTTAACCGGCAAACTTGAATATGAATTGCAATCTACTGACTTTATTTTGCGTGATACAGTGTATACCGACAAAGTAAGTTATAAGATTGATGTACTTGAAGATGATTTTGATGACTTTATTAATTTCTTAAATCGTATTACTGCTGGAAAATATAAATTAGAAAAAGGCGAAGCCACACGCCTACCTTTTGATATCGAAACAAAATAAAAATTGCTGGAGTTCTCATTAGCGAGAATTCCAGCAATTTTTATTCTTCTTCATGATTTTGATGTCTTTTTTCTAATAATCTCAAGAAAGGACGGTAATTATCATCAATCAATCCTGTAAACTCAACAATCAATTCAATTGTAATCAGAATGAGTATCAGCATCATGATTACACCCCAAGGTTGAGATAAATACAAGATGACACTGGAAATACTGAATAAAATAGCAATTGAATAAATAAGTACTACAGTTTGTCGATGTGTATAACCAAGCTTCAATAGTTTGTGATGTAAATGAGATTTATCTGCCTGCATAATTTTTTGACCTTTTTTAGCACGGCGAATCATCGCGAAAAGTGTATCGATAAACGGCACCGCAAGTATCACAATCGGGAAAAATAAAGAAAAGAACGTAATATTTTTAAAACCTAAAAGTGATAAAAAGCTAATAATAAAACCGAGTTGCAACGAACCGCTATCGCCCAAGAATATTTTTGCAGGGTGGAAATTATAGAATAAGAATCCGATAAGCGAGCCGATCATGACACTGCAAATCATAATAATGAAAATATCGGCTTGCAAGATGGCAATAAATCCGATGGTCATAAATGCAATCGTTGAAACGCCTGCTGCTAAACCATCTAAGCCATCAATCAAATTAATCGCATTTGTAATAGCGATAATCCAAAAAACAGTAATAGGCACACTTAAAATTCCAAAATGAATCGTACCGAACGGTAATTGGATAAAGTCAATAGTAACACCATAATAAACAACAACCAAAGCAGCAATACACTGCCCTAACAGTTTGAGTATCGGCTTCAAATTGTATACATCATCTATCAATCCGACTAAATACATGATGATAGTACCAAGAATCAGCGGGATTACTTCTCGCTCAATTGGATGCCCAATCCAAATGCCCAGCATAAATGAAAAGAGAATAACCGTGCCCCCTAATACAGAAACAGGTTTAGTATGTACTTTTCTGAAGTTAGGTTTGTCCATGATATCTAACTCTACGGATATCTTAATGACAATAGGTGTGAGTATTAAACTGACAATCATTGAAAATACTACAAGTAAAAGTGTTATCATCTATCTTCCATTGTCAAAATCATTTCAACAACCCTTTATAAAGTATATTAATTTTAAGACATTAAAATATTATAAATAAGGATTTTAATCGGTGGTTGCAGGTCCTTTGACAAGGGGACCTCCTTTCATTTAACAAATTGTTAAATAATCTAATAACTTATTCTAACACGAAACAGAGTGAAATGTATTCTAAACCAATAGTATATTACTAGGTTTTAGATGACAAAATGTATATTTTCACTTACAATAACTAAGTGGTAAAACAAAGGAGCAGATGAATATGATTGAAGCTATCATTTATAATATTTCTGTTACCGTTGCAGGAATCTATCTCTTTCATAGGTTGCAATATTCAGAAACGAAACAAATGAAATTTTCACAAACCTATGTCACTATTCTAATGACTGTGGTAGCACTTTTACTTGCTGCCTATCCAATTCCAGTCCATGATTATTTATTATTTTTAACATTCGTGCCGCTGCTCTTTCTAGGTCGCTATACTAATGTATTTTTCACAATGGTATCTGCAGCGATTATCTTTATCGTCGATGTTTTTGTATATGGCGATCCATTAGCATATAATATTGCTTTATTGATTATTGCACTTGCAGTCAGTGTTATCGGACCGTTTATTAAGCAAAATGATATTGTTTCTTTGCAAATATTAAATGCAATCAGTTTAATTATCTTAAGTATTATCTCCATTATTACTAAATTTTATACTTTGCAAGAAATCATCTATTTAATTCCAATATCATTTGTAGTCACAATTGCATCTTCTATTACTTTTGTAGATATTTGGCGTTTCTTTACTTTAGTTCAACGGTATGAAAGCGAAGATCGTTATGATTATCTGACAGGTTTAGGAAATGTAAAAGAGTTCGACCGTTATTTGAATAAAATGACAGATGAAGCGGATGAAAAATCAACAAGTTTAGGATTGCTTTTAATTGATATTGACGGTTTTAAAGATGTCAACGACGCTTTTACACACCGTTCTGGAGATGCTGTACTCAAACAAATTTCACAGCTCTTAATCAATTATGTCCCTCCAAACGTTCGTATATTCCGAAATGGCGGAGAAGAATTTTCAGTAGTAGTACTTGGTTATTCTCTAGACCAGAGTGTAAAGTTAGCTGAAAGTATACGTGCAGGTGTTGAACAATCTACTTTCCACTTGCCAGATAAAGAAGTCATCAAATTATCAGTATCAATCGGTATCGGTTATCTCACAGCAGATGATTATAAATCACAACGTAAAGTATTTAAAGATGCAGACGACATGTTGCATATGGCCAAAAATGAAGGTCGTAACCAAGTTATGTTTAATCCGATTGTTAAATCTTAAAATTGAAATTATGAAAAGGCTCAATTCTTATAGAATTGAGTCTTTTTAATTTCGCTTCTTTTTAACTCCCCGAGTTTTTTGTTGACTTATTGATAATACTTTCTTTTTCAATTGTATTTCAAACTACCCAGTTCTATTGCAACTTTAAAGTGTTCCTTGTAAACTTTTAGTATCAACTATACAAACAAGAAGGAGAACTGCAAGGTGCCTGAAGAAGCAATTACGATAATTGATGAAAATAAAGTTATAGATGTAGTGATGACTGCAGGAAAAATATTATTGGAAAGCGGTGCAGAAACTTACCGTGTAGAAGATACAATGTCTCGCATTGCGTATAGTTATGGTTTAGATAATACAAATAGTTTTGTCTCGAATACTGCTATTATCTTTTCTTTGAATGATCGTACAAACACGCGGTTAATTCGCGTTCGTGACCGCACAACCGATTTAGAAAAAATTGCACTCGCAAATAATATTTCTCGTAAAATTGCTAAGAAACAACTGTCTATTGATGAAGCAAAATCTGAATTAATCCATTTAGAACATGCTTCTTTGCAATACTCGTATTTAACGAAGTTCATTGCAGTATCTATTGCATGTGGTTTCTTCTTATTTATGTTCGGTGGAGTAGCACAAGATTTCATTTACGCTATTATGGCTGGTGCTGGCGCTTATCTGACTTTTGATTATGTGCAGCGTTTTATACAAATTAAATTTTTCTCTGAGTTTATTAGTGCTATTGTAGTTATCGGTGTTGCTGCTATTACCCATAAACTCGGATTATCTGTAAACCAAGATATTATTACCATCGCTGGTGTCATGCCGCTGGTTCCAGGTATTTTGATTACAAATGCCATCAGAGACTTGTTGGCTGGCGAACTACTTGCTGGAATGTCGCGCGGTATGGAAGCTGCTTTAACTGCATTTGCAATCGGCGCAGGTGTAGCAATTATCTTACTCTTCTTTTAGAAAGGCGTGTTTAAAAAATGATTTCACAATATATCTTTCAATTTTTGATCAGTTTTTGTTCAACATTGCTGTTCTCAATACTTTTTAATGCGCCGCGTAAATTGCTGCCTGCATGCGGTTTCGTAGGAGCAATGGGGTGGATTATTTATGTCATTGCGATGGACATGAATACTGGTAAAGTTGCAGCATCATTTCTTGGAAGCTTTATTTTAGCCGTTATGAGTCATACAATGAGCAAACGTTATTTCCAACCTGTAATTATCTTTATCGTTCCTGGTATTATTCCGCTTGTACCAGGAGGAGCAGCATACGAAGCAACACGATTCTTAGTTACGAATCAATATACACATGCTGTAAATACCTTTTTGGAGGTAACATTGATTTCAGGCGCCATCGCTTTTGGTATTTTATGTGCGGAGATTGTTTATCATATACATAATCGTATTAAAGCGAATTATGGTAAAATGAAAGGCAAGTCATATCAAAAGCAATTCAATATGAACAATAGAAGTTAAGGGGTGCATAAAAGTGAAAGAAGAATTAATCGACAGACTTAAACGTTATGCCGAGATTGATACACAATCTGACCCAGATTCAGAATCTACACCTTCTACAGAGAAACAGTGGGATTTATTGAATCTACTTAAACAAGAACTGGAAGAATTAGGGTTGCAAACTGACATAGATGATAACGGTTATTTATTTGCAACATTAGAAAGCAACATTGCTAATGAAGTGCCGACAGTCGGTTTCTTAGCACATGTTGATACTTCACACGATTTCAATGCTTCAAATGTAAAACCGCAAATCATTGAAAATTACGATGGCAAACCGATTCAACTAGGGAACACTGATCGTGAATTAAATCAAGATGTCTTCCCTGCTATGAAATCAGTAGAGGGACATACATTAATGATTACAGATGGTACATCATTACTTGGTGCTGATGATAAAGCTGGTGTTGCTGAAATTATGACAGCATTAACATACTTAGTAGAGCATCCTGAAGTGAAGCATGGTCGTATTCGTGTTGCATTCACACCTGATGAAGAAATCGGCCGCGGCCCTCACAAATTTGATGTTGAACGTTTTGATGCTGATTTTGCTTATACAATGGACGGCAGCCAATATGGCGAATTGCAATTTGAAAGTTTCAATGCTGCTGAAGCGACTATCACTTGTCATGGTGTCAATGTACATCCGGGTTCTGCTAAAGATGTAATGGTAAATGCCATTAAATTAGGAGAACGTTTTGACAGTATACTTCCTGAAGATGAAGTGCCCGAAAAAACAGAAGGTTATGAAGGCTTCTTCCATCTCATGAACTTTAATGGTACTACGGAAAAAGCACAATTAAAATATATTATTCGTGATCATGACCGCGAACGTTTTGAAGCACGCAAAGCATGCTTATTAGAAATTCGCGATCAAATCAATACAGATTATAATAATAATCCTGTTGAAGTCGATATGTATGACCAATATCATAATATGGCAGAAAAAATTAACGAAGTCCCTGAAGTGATTGAAGTACCAAAACGTGTCTTCAAAAAATTAGGCATCGAACCAAATACTGAGCCTATTCGTGGTGGTACAGATGGTTCTCAATTATCATTCATGGGCTTACCAACACCAAACATCTTTACAGGTTGCGATAATTTCCATGGTCCATTCGAATATGCTTCTATCGATGTAATGGAACGCGCAGTAGAAGTTATTTTAGGAATAGCTGAAGAGATTGCTCAACCGACTGATAACTAATTCGATATAATAAAGGGCGGAAACACATAGTTCAGTGTTTCCGCCCTTTGCTATACTCAGGTAATTATGATTTCTTATTCACATCAAATTGTGCTTTTAATAATTTAAGCGCTTGGACTGCATAAAATCGAATTTGGATACCTGCTTTGAAACTTGTATAATGTTCAGGCATCTCCATAAATAAATTAAACATACCTGTCACACCTAAAGCTTCATAAC from Staphylococcus condimenti carries:
- a CDS encoding ComF family protein, which produces MPRCLQCRQKFADPLTAVNFYREPEILCEKCREGWEQCLIFNKKKLKNMDEESYCKKCLKPLTTHETKCGDCMKLAQHFTLINQLYCEYYNKGIIKDVFHQYRNGGDVALCEVIAAQIHFPKKRHDYIVPIPMSAKDDVKSTFNPVIQVLKTKKIPFVDLFGTTGQSESNIKHQTAYHKKRNLFYLTSEAQALNLENKTILLVNDIYTTGVSEHQAAEKLFIRKIGKVDVFTFVR
- a CDS encoding DEAD/DEAH box helicase family protein, with protein sequence MIEIKYYGRLIRNKEDLTDEEIQTTQKGVIKNEKGRWQCIQCESAVSEDYYTYYSEPLQKEITYCRQCLQLGRMDSHSDVYITKTKHVSSQAAYQLDFELSAQQTYASENIIRAIKAKENLLLYAVTGAGKTEMMFAGIQYARQQGYNVAIVSPRVDVVVEISIRIAEAFASEDIDVLYQGQSQKYNGHFVVATIHQLYRFKQHFDVIFIDEVDAFPLSMDPLLQHTLECASSTTSSHIYMTATPSQKLRSQFKTENIITLPARYHRQPLPVPQYKYLKFKPSKLQVSLLQILKKQISNNRYTLVFFNHIEAMKQAFEVYRKHIPDLIYVHSEDALRFDKVTALREGCHPVVFTTTILERGFTMSHLDVIVLNSQDFKTAALVQIAGRTGRKIQDTKGLVLYLHNGVSLSMMRAKYQIQQMNRIGIEKGWLDA
- the fakB1 gene encoding fatty acid kinase binding subunit FakB1, which gives rise to MKIAVMTDSTTSLPQRLLDKYNISVVSLSVTFANGDNYIEGKELNASELYRRMKSEKTLPTTSQPAIGNVIEEYERLRDAGYTDVIGLFLSDGISGTYQAATQAGEMVEGINVHTFDSKLSGMILGGYVIYAAERVEAGLTADEVMNELLEMREYTGALVVVDDLKNLQKSGRITGAQAFIGSLLKMKPVLEFVDGKILPLDKVRTKKRAIKTIEQGVLDRVKDYENVTLFVVNGDAKEDGLRLYNHLKENYPNYVINYSEFTPVIATHLGVGSVALGFTNKHIATLANSPEEK
- a CDS encoding YigZ family protein — protein: MENNIITIKQEYIIENTINKSRFIAHIKPVKTEEEAKAFIDEVKKEHREATHNCSAYTIGDNMLIQKANDDGEPSGTAGVPMLEILKKLETHDTAAVVTRYFGGIKLGTGGLIRAYSGAVRDAIKEGGRVELRNAFPTTVTISYDLTGKLEYELQSTDFILRDTVYTDKVSYKIDVLEDDFDDFINFLNRITAGKYKLEKGEATRLPFDIETK
- a CDS encoding glycosyltransferase family 4 protein, which produces MITLLLVVFSMIVSLILTPIVIKISVELDIMDKPNFRKVHTKPVSVLGGTVILFSFMLGIWIGHPIEREVIPLILGTIIMYLVGLIDDVYNLKPILKLLGQCIAALVVVYYGVTIDFIQLPFGTIHFGILSVPITVFWIIAITNAINLIDGLDGLAAGVSTIAFMTIGFIAILQADIFIIMICSVMIGSLIGFLFYNFHPAKIFLGDSGSLQLGFIISFLSLLGFKNITFFSLFFPIVILAVPFIDTLFAMIRRAKKGQKIMQADKSHLHHKLLKLGYTHRQTVVLIYSIAILFSISSVILYLSQPWGVIMMLILILITIELIVEFTGLIDDNYRPFLRLLEKRHQNHEEE
- the gdpS gene encoding GGDEF domain-containing protein GdpS, whose product is MIEAIIYNISVTVAGIYLFHRLQYSETKQMKFSQTYVTILMTVVALLLAAYPIPVHDYLLFLTFVPLLFLGRYTNVFFTMVSAAIIFIVDVFVYGDPLAYNIALLIIALAVSVIGPFIKQNDIVSLQILNAISLIILSIISIITKFYTLQEIIYLIPISFVVTIASSITFVDIWRFFTLVQRYESEDRYDYLTGLGNVKEFDRYLNKMTDEADEKSTSLGLLLIDIDGFKDVNDAFTHRSGDAVLKQISQLLINYVPPNVRIFRNGGEEFSVVVLGYSLDQSVKLAESIRAGVEQSTFHLPDKEVIKLSVSIGIGYLTADDYKSQRKVFKDADDMLHMAKNEGRNQVMFNPIVKS
- a CDS encoding threonine/serine exporter family protein, which produces MTAGKILLESGAETYRVEDTMSRIAYSYGLDNTNSFVSNTAIIFSLNDRTNTRLIRVRDRTTDLEKIALANNISRKIAKKQLSIDEAKSELIHLEHASLQYSYLTKFIAVSIACGFFLFMFGGVAQDFIYAIMAGAGAYLTFDYVQRFIQIKFFSEFISAIVVIGVAAITHKLGLSVNQDIITIAGVMPLVPGILITNAIRDLLAGELLAGMSRGMEAALTAFAIGAGVAIILLFF
- a CDS encoding threonine/serine exporter family protein, with translation MISQYIFQFLISFCSTLLFSILFNAPRKLLPACGFVGAMGWIIYVIAMDMNTGKVAASFLGSFILAVMSHTMSKRYFQPVIIFIVPGIIPLVPGGAAYEATRFLVTNQYTHAVNTFLEVTLISGAIAFGILCAEIVYHIHNRIKANYGKMKGKSYQKQFNMNNRS
- the pepT gene encoding peptidase T, with protein sequence MKEELIDRLKRYAEIDTQSDPDSESTPSTEKQWDLLNLLKQELEELGLQTDIDDNGYLFATLESNIANEVPTVGFLAHVDTSHDFNASNVKPQIIENYDGKPIQLGNTDRELNQDVFPAMKSVEGHTLMITDGTSLLGADDKAGVAEIMTALTYLVEHPEVKHGRIRVAFTPDEEIGRGPHKFDVERFDADFAYTMDGSQYGELQFESFNAAEATITCHGVNVHPGSAKDVMVNAIKLGERFDSILPEDEVPEKTEGYEGFFHLMNFNGTTEKAQLKYIIRDHDRERFEARKACLLEIRDQINTDYNNNPVEVDMYDQYHNMAEKINEVPEVIEVPKRVFKKLGIEPNTEPIRGGTDGSQLSFMGLPTPNIFTGCDNFHGPFEYASIDVMERAVEVILGIAEEIAQPTDN